In Xenopus tropicalis strain Nigerian chromosome 5, UCB_Xtro_10.0, whole genome shotgun sequence, one genomic interval encodes:
- the c3orf80 gene encoding uncharacterized membrane protein C3orf80 homolog gives MVQCLVERSLLLRAVLLWAELLQESQAGWSCGDLLCGDKEGCCVFGNVSHTEIKCCKLPFHTFLDNVGWFVRKLSGLLILLVLFAIGYFLQRMICPSPRRYSRQPQRTPSAPGLLNETSSQDSLIDSVRHLPEHELHIISSPIFLQLPSYEEVKYLPTYEESMRPNQVILPVSQIPAQAHEDPRPGPQPAF, from the coding sequence ATGGTGCAGTGCTTAGTGGAGAGGTCCCTGCTGCTCAGGGCAGTGCTGCTATGGGCTGAGCTGCTGCAGGAGTCCCAGGCTGGCTGGAGCTGTGGGGATCTGCTGTGCGGAGACAAGGAGGGCTGCTGTGTGTTCGGGAATGTCAGCCACACGGAGATTAAATGCTGCAAACTGCCCTTCCACACTTTCCTGGACAATGTGGGCTGGTTTGTCAGGAAGCTGTCGGGGCTTCTCATCCTGCTGGTGCTGTTTGCCATCGGCTACTTCTTGCAGCGGATGATTTGCCCCAGCCCTCGCAGGTACAGCCGGCAGCCCCAGCGAACTCCGAGTGCCCCCGGGCTACTGAATGAGACCAGCTCGCAAGACTCTCTCATAGACAGTGTCCGACACTTGCCCGAGCATGAGCTTCACATCATCTCCTCGCCTATTTTCCTTCAGCTCCCAAGCTATGAGGAGGTCAAGTACTTGCCCACCTATGAGGAGTCCATGAGACCCAACCAAGTGATCCTGCCCGTGTCCCAGATACCTGCCCAGGCACATGAGGATCCCAGGCCAGGACCCCAACCCGCCTTCTGA